The Epinephelus lanceolatus isolate andai-2023 chromosome 11, ASM4190304v1, whole genome shotgun sequence genome window below encodes:
- the st6gal1 gene encoding beta-galactoside alpha-2,6-sialyltransferase 1: MGYKIPGAAMDRVSLLWRLRRRARRGALCMAFFCISMALLYAICAENSVPVTDAIFGVRARTRAQPRAHSVIKVLRGGAKPMYIDPQKLPGVVPGDPHRPIPVLSSPNRTHDAEESSKRKLREREPSGFFTRLLPRPFTRALETLFGGRRRGELSGRVGDAEFFGPHGLLGEVWDDEMSSSMLGSRLRKVVQNYQAMNKYGVQFSGPGGVSSRPKLSGPELLCQMKDKVEVTTLTSDLQPFSSVPWAAQLPPQQLTSDLGPYRSCAVVSSAGSLRYSGLGKEIDSHDAVLRFNAAPTTGYEKDVGSKTTIRLINSQVMASDDHRFLSSSLYSSGALVAWDPAPFSADLTQWYNRTDYPIFTQYQRYRRLHPLQPFYILHPRFEWQVWQRIQDNMAEPIQKNPPSSGLLGTVLMMSLCELVHVYEFLPSRRKTELCHYYQRFYDAACTLGAYHPLLYEKNLVKRMNQGSDRDIYSHGRVTLPGFRKLNCTQAAEQ; this comes from the exons ATCCCCGGGGCGGCGATGGACCGAGTCAGTCTGCTGTGGCGTCTGAGGCGTCGGGCTCGCCGCGGAGCTCTCTGCATGGCCTTCTTCTGCATCTCCATGGCTCTGCTCTACGCCATCTGCGCTGAAAACAGCGTGCCCGTCACCGATGCCATCTTCGGAGTCCGGGCTCGGACGCGGGCTCAGCCTCGTGCACACTCTGTCATTAAG GTGCTGCGAGGCGGAGCCAAGCCCATGTACATCGACCCTCAGAAGCTCCCAGGTGTCGTCCCAGGCGACCCTCACCGTCCGATCCCCGTCCTCTCCTCCCCGAACCGCACCCACGATGCTGAGGAATCGTCAAAGCGGAAGCTGAGAGAGCGGGAGCCTTCTGGGTTTTTCACTCGGCTGCTGCCGCGCCCTTTCACGCGTGCCCTCGAGACCCTGTTTGGAGGCCGGCGGAGGGGGGAGCTGAGTGGAAGAGTGGGGGATGCGGAGTTCTTCGGACCTCACGGTCTCCTGGGAGAGGTGTGGGATGACGAGATGTCCAGTAGCATGCTGGGAAGCAGGCTGAGGAAGGTGGTGCAGAATTATCAG GCGATGAATAAGTACGGAGTGCAGTTTTCCGGCCCCGGCGGTGTGTCCAGCAGGCCCAAGCTGAGCGGCCCTGAGCTTCTCTGCCAGATGAAGGACAAGGTAGAGGTCAcgactttgacctctgacctccagcCCTTCTCGTCAGTGCCCTGGGCTGCACAGCTGCCACCGCAgcagctgacctctgacctcggGCCATACAGGAGCTGTGCTGTGGTGTCGTCAGCAGGGTCGCTGCGCTACTCCGGACTTGGCAAAGAGATAG ATTCTCATGATGCCGTGCTGCGCTTCAACGCCGCGCCGACCACTGGCTACGAGAAGGATGTCGGTTCTAAAACCACAATCCGCCTCATCAACTCCCAG GTGATGGCGTCTGATGACCATCGCTTCCTGTCCAGCTCTCTGTACAGCTCAGGTGCCCTGGTGGCCTGGGACCCCGCCCCCTTCTCTGCTGACCTCACTCAG tGGTACAACAGGACAGACTACCCCATCTTCACCCAGTACCAGAGATACAGGAGGCTTCATCCTCTGCAGCCCTTCTACATCCTGCATCCTCGCTTTGAGTGGCAGGTCTGGCAACGAATACAAGACAACATGGCCGAGCCCATCCAGAAGAACCCGCCCTCCTCTGGCCTGCTGG GCACCGTCCTGATGATGTCGCTGTGCGAGCTCGTGCATGTCTATGAGTTCCTGCCGTCACGAAGGAAGACGGAGCTCTGCCATTACTACCAGCGCTTCTACGACGCCGCCTGCACGCTTGGCGCCTACCACCCTCTGCTGTACGAGAAGAACCTGGTCAAGAGGATGAACCAGGGCTCCGACCGCGACATCTACTCCCACGGGCGCGTCACGCTGCCGGGGTTCAGAAAGCTGAACTGCACCCAGGCTGCAGAGCAGTGA